One Salvelinus alpinus chromosome 9, SLU_Salpinus.1, whole genome shotgun sequence genomic window, TGGGCCCTCCACCATAGGCCATTTTCGTTTTGTTGCAAGTTTCTCTCTAGATTCTAACGCTAGCCCTGGTCTACTCTGGTGGGAGAGACATTTCTGAGAGGGTAAACTGCTATGAATGTATGGATGTGATAGAAAGATCTTTCTGTGTCCACCTGGATTCAGTTCTGTGTCCTGTGGTTGAGGTAGTGTCTGTTTGATAGAGCCCATTTCTGACTGGATTCCCTGAGTGAGAGAACATGGTGCTCTCACAGTGCATCTTGAGAGGGATACATGCTCTCTTTTATTATCCTTCATCTCTGTTCCTTCTTCTATACTCATTTTCAGATTTTCTCCCTTTGTCTTAAAGATAAGACTATGCTGAGATGATTCAGGACAAGAAATAGCAGATTTCAGATGTGCATTGCTTTCATTCTCTTTCGTAACTTCCTTGTAAGACTCTGATGAATCCGTAACTGATGAATCTGTAATTGAATCATACTGTAGACCTTGGTCTGTATCTACTGAGCTTGGTCGACATTGTGGGTTTGTGGTATTATGCTCTTGTTCCTGTTCAAAACCCGTAAGGACCTCCTTGTCCCTTGGTTTTCCTACTCTGTCACCCTGCTCTGATTCAACTCCATCACATGTCTGACAAACACTTTTCATCTTGTCAGAGTCTTCTGTCTGCCGTCGATGAACAGGTTCAGATGCAAGGGTCCTTCCAACATTACATTTCAGGGTAACACCCTCCATGTGTGTTTGGACACCTTTGCCAATGGAGTCCTTAACTCCATCTGTGCTAGCTGTTTGGCCACTAAACACATTCTTACAAATGTAGTCCTGGATATCCTCTGGGGAGATTTCACTCACCAAGTTCTCTCTTGTCAGGAATGCTTTCACCGCCTCTTCTATGCAGAACAGAATACTTTCCCAGTCTTTGAATTCAATCAGGGTCTTGGCGGGCTCAAGGCATATGTCATACTCAGAGTAGTGGCACATGATATTGATGACATACATTGCATGTAGCTCGGCTCCTCTTCTCTGCTTTGGGCTCCTAATGGCAGGTGGTGAACCAGGGCTGTCATTCTGCCGACTTAAACTGCCTACTTTGCGTAGGAGAAGGTTCAGCAGCTTGTGGATGCGGGTTTTGAGAAGTAACCTGTCATTCACATAGAGGAACTGTAAGGTGTTGTTGTAGTGGCCTTCTCGTCCTACATAACCACTTACTTCAAACTGTGCATGGGAGTGGTTGATTTCCCCAAGCTTTTGGGCCCTACCTAAACCATGGATCTGAACAAACCTGTAGTAAGTGTTTCGGGCTTTGGAGAGCTGCACCACCATGGTCCCTGTGCAGTCATTCTTCAGCGtgaaagagacagaggggtgaATGAGTGAAATGGCCTCCACTCTCTGCCTGATCCGTTCAAACTCCAGCACGCTATCCATCCTGTTTCTCCTCACTGGCATGTTGTGGAAGAAGTTACAAATAACAACAGTTGTCCCTGCAGATGGGCGGGTAGTCTCAGCCTCAAACACGTCCAAGCCTTTACCATCCTTGAAGACTTTCACATGAGTCTTCACAGACATTTTGGTCCTGGATGATATCTCCACCAGCATGGCGAGATTAGCAATACTGGCAACAGCTTCTCCTCTGAATCCATAGAATTTGAGATGATCTAGGTCCTCTAAAGAACTGCATTTGCTTGTGAAGTATCTGTTTCCTACAGACTCCATATCCTCTATGTCCATCCCTGAGCCATTGTCTATAACCTGCACTTTGAAGGCTTCGATGTCCACCCTCACACCCACGCATGTTGCACTAGCATCAATACTGTTCAGAATAAGCTCTTCAAGACACTGCTGTAATGAAAATATTGCTATTCCAGACCGAAGCTTACCTTGAACTTCTTTTGACAAACACTTAATCATATTTATAACGTTAGACCTTGGTTAATGTCTAAGGGCAACAAGGAGCCACTGAtgtgtaacattagctagctatcctgttaacgttagctagccaagaTTCAAACCAGTGCTTTCCAACCGAcaatttagctaacgttacaggTGCGGGCTGCAGGTGGGTGTTTTAAATTGATACATACGACTAACGTGTGCAGTCTCTGTCTGGATTTTAAGTCGTTTGGAAGCCTCGACTTGTACTAAACATGTTCATTCCAGCAGCGACTGTTTACATTGTGAAGTCTATGGTAGCTTGCACCACACCGGTTTCTTACCCTGTTTAAGGAGAAAACACTGCCCCCTTAAGGCATGAAAGACCATGTTCCTAGAGGACTGAATATTTTAGTGTGTGAAGCAAGATCAAACACGTCTTAAATCATCAAGCAAGAAATATACAATTCAATTgtgttaaatattttattttagttGTATTTTAAATATTACACATTAACACACAATTCAGAGTTAAGGCCTAACATACATTGAAATAAGTTTAAATTATTTACAGTACATTTCTAAAGCTTTCCATTTCAGGAACTCTAACAAAACAATCCTCATTTTAAATAACAATAATATCTCACACGTTAGTTTGGAAtgtaatactgtataaaataaattcaAGGGCGAACTATTTTGAACGTTGAGTGATCCAAACTCTTAACGTTCTTCTCATTCTTGAACTCTGCTTTGATGATTTGTGACTTGGGGCTCCCAGTGGACTTCAGCCAATCCTGCATCTGTCTCACCTTGTTGCTTGGACCTTGAAGCTGCCCCTGCACAGTTCCTGCCTCTGTGTTCCGCACCCAGCCGACCAAACCTAGCTTTTTCCCCTCTGCCTGAAAAACACCACCAAATATGGCAGAAGGAGAGGTTATCATTACTCAGGAGTATTTCCTTGAAGAGCCACAAGGTATACATATTTTTTATTCCAGCTCAGCACTACAACCCCTGATGTGTCTCGGCCAGGACCTCCAGGCCAGGGCTGCTTACTCCTGCTAGCATGACTGAGTGACAAAGAAATTAAATGAAGCACACCATACAGCTGAAAACATAAATGAGTAGCTATGAAAGTATGCTTATGTCCAATCTACTGACTGACAGTCAGCCTGCTAAATGACCATGTGTTACTAAGCATAGGTATGAAACATGACTTtcaaatgacaaataataataataatggcttATGTCCTACTGTTGTATTGTATTCTTACCTGAGTGTATTTTCGAAAAAATACACCTTGAACTCTCCCAAATATTTCATAATCTACTGAAATCATCTCTTCAGTAGACATCCCAGCTGTCTTAATGAAAAGCGAAAAAAATATATCAATATTTTTGAAGGGTTCAATTCAAAACAAATGCGAGTAGCTACCTAGATAGCTAGATTGGCCAAACTGTTTTACTTTGTTATACCTATTTATTAATCTCAGACATCCCAGACCTAGGGAACATTGCCGGTCTGCCTAGAGACTACCTATTTATTGTAGTTAGCTAGTTGCAGATGTAACTAGGTTACTTACAGCTTCACCAAAACAAGAGACTGACTCAAACAGCATGCTTAGCCATAGCTTTGGGACACACTGTCTGTGTACAGACTCCCTATGTTGTGTCCCAAAGCTAGTTTAGCCTCCACTTTcattactgtagctagctaactagcttgctaACCTGTGATCTTCATTTGCCTCTTATCAGTGCAATTAGAACAAGCGCATAATATTGTCATTGTTTATATGGGTAGTTTACTAAATCATACCTTAGCTCAGCTTTCTCCAAAATGGTTTGGCAGTTTGGAGATTTTCATTCAGACAGCTATTTTTCGTTACATCCGGTCATTGCTTCCGGATGACAGTACTGCACCAATCAGAAAACGTTAACAAAATACTTTGTTTCTAGGCAACTGATACCAACAAAACAGGTGCTAAGTGTGTGCATGCTACTGCTgtcaacattttccacattttggagATATTCACAACCTATTTTAAAGAAGATAATTAGTCATGTCTTGGAGTAGCCATTGCTAAGCAGTAGTGAAATGCTGAAAGAGAATCACAAAGAGAAATCTGCCAATTCAAGAGGGAGAGCAGCTGGTGAGTCAATTCATGTAACGTTTAGCTAGCTAAGtcatatagttagctagctaggcctTATCTTTTCAACAAGTAAAATCAACCCCTAATCAACCATTTCTTTGGGGGTATAATTATGCATCGGTTGCAAATGGCTCCGCATCCTCACCCTGACCCTTTTCTTTTATTGGATAAAGAAGTGATATTGGAAAAACTCCCACCTGTGAAGGACCGCTCAAGAGCTTTGCATCACCCTTTGAAACATCAGACCAGCCTTCGAGAGCAACCGTTTGAGGATCATAGACCAAGGGAAAGGACTGCCATGAATGAATGGCAGCAACAGTATTCCCAAGAGACATTTCATCAATCCAAATATTCCTCCCAAAGCAGAACACATAACTCAGCAAGGACAAAGTATGTTTACCCTGAAGAACCAGGTGATATTGTGTCTGGGAGGAAAGCAGATGGAGTGGACAAGGCATTTTCACTGAAGCCTGTTTACCATAAAAGAACTTTAATCATAGATAGGTTGAGTAATGACGAGGTAGCTTGTAAACCTAATGAGTTTCAAAGACTCCCTCCATATTTTCCCTCACCACCACATGATCATTCAGAGTATGATAGAAGAAGTGGCATAATAAGCCAAAGAAGGCCTGCTGAGGATTCTTCACCATCATTGGAAGAGAACACAAACAGCAGAAGGGTTTCTGGGTACAAACGATCAAAGGGAGAGCAGCAGAGGCTGGATTATGAGCGGAGGATGGCAACGAAAATTGAAATGGATAAACTAATACTTCAGGAGAAGCTGTTGAAAACTCAGGAAAAAGTGAGAGAAATGCAGCAGAGGGAGAGAACTGTCTCAGGTGATAACACTAAGAGGGCAGAGAGGCATA contains:
- the acyp1 gene encoding acylphosphatase-1, which produces MSTEEMISVDYEIFGRVQGVFFRKYTQAEGKKLGLVGWVRNTEAGTVQGQLQGPSNKVRQMQDWLKSTGSPKSQIIKAEFKNEKNVKSLDHSTFKIVRP
- the mlh3 gene encoding DNA mismatch repair protein Mlh3 isoform X1 codes for the protein MIKCLSKEVQGKLRSGIAIFSLQQCLEELILNSIDASATCVGVRVDIEAFKVQVIDNGSGMDIEDMESVGNRYFTSKCSSLEDLDHLKFYGFRGEAVASIANLAMLVEISSRTKMSVKTHVKVFKDGKGLDVFEAETTRPSAGTTVVICNFFHNMPVRRNRMDSVLEFERIRQRVEAISLIHPSVSFTLKNDCTGTMVVQLSKARNTYYRFVQIHGLGRAQKLGEINHSHAQFEVSGYVGREGHYNNTLQFLYVNDRLLLKTRIHKLLNLLLRKVGSLSRQNDSPGSPPAIRSPKQRRGAELHAMYVINIMCHYSEYDICLEPAKTLIEFKDWESILFCIEEAVKAFLTRENLVSEISPEDIQDYICKNVFSGQTASTDGVKDSIGKGVQTHMEGVTLKCNVGRTLASEPVHRRQTEDSDKMKSVCQTCDGVESEQGDRVGKPRDKEVLTGFEQEQEHNTTNPQCRPSSVDTDQGLQYDSITDSSVTDSSESYKEVTKENESNAHLKSAISCPESSQHSLIFKTKGENLKMSIEEGTEMKDNKREHVSLSRCTVRAPCSLTQGIQSEMGSIKQTLPQPQDTELNPGGHRKIFLSHPYIHSSLPSQKCLSHQSRPGLALESREKLATKRKWPMVEGPGHLHVYDREGKDLPTGIPSKISTFMSCQKLALYKEAGSLDRFRRIYGKLTESNPVPVDVNSNYLAIDATASQTEHLVMNAKAVLPYLEADQERDVTESRLDLMKDHKSPLTLSMFTKLKSLSARSSEISLAAKLSQLKHQRTEVATSAFVHPPETTSNEDICPQDTVENNAILEINNGEHNNTGQNRDFIPGCSTNPLPDEKEANNVTASCDWLHHYDDAVGKLVYINKVTGLSKYEAPSAEETQVSCTSDVTNMAISVISKKGIEYRCYPFQMDLVLPFLPKSKAGRVLSSGPDNRDDIQDSNSLSSLYSEWTNPVFARPPMVGVDISSVQAEGLAVKIHNILFPYRFSKDMIHSMKVIHQVDKKFLACLINTQDQEPAACSETDGNLLVLVDQHAAHERVRLENLVADSYEDDPEAPGERRLCSSTVAPPLEVSVTEEELRLLRSCRPSLRGLGLEMQFSQIGDPQVLVGKVPMCFTEKERNELRRGRRSIIKPIVEEYLQEQIELLRSTGRVRGTLPLTVLKVLASLACHGAIKFNDRLSKEECCSLVGALSSCQLPFQCAHGRPSIAPLVDVLHLNDQEEPPRPNLRKLRRMYKAWELYGNR
- the mlh3 gene encoding DNA mismatch repair protein Mlh3 isoform X2 — its product is MIKCLSKEVQGKLRSGIAIFSLQQCLEELILNSIDASATCVGVRVDIEAFKVQVIDNGSGMDIEDMESVGNRYFTSKCSSLEDLDHLKFYGFRGEAVASIANLAMLVEISSRTKMSVKTHVKVFKDGKGLDVFEAETTRPSAGTTVVICNFFHNMPVRRNRMDSVLEFERIRQRVEAISLIHPSVSFTLKNDCTGTMVVQLSKARNTYYRFVQIHGLGRAQKLGEINHSHAQFEVSGYVGREGHYNNTLQFLYVNDRLLLKTRIHKLLNLLLRKVGSLSRQNDSPGSPPAIRSPKQRRGAELHAMYVINIMCHYSEYDICLEPAKTLIEFKDWESILFCIEEAVKAFLTRENLVSEISPEDIQDYICKNVFSGQTASTDGVKDSIGKGVQTHMEGVTLKCNVGRTLASEPVHRRQTEDSDKMKSVCQTCDGVESEQGDRVGKPRDKEVLTGFEQEQEHNTTNPQCRPSSVDTDQGLQYDSITDSSVTDSSESYKEVTKENESNAHLKSAISCPESSQHSLIFKTKGENLKMSIEEGTEMKDNKREHVSLSRCTVRAPCSLTQGIQSEMGSIKQTLPQPQDTELNPGGHRKIFLSHPYIHSSLPSQKCLSHQSRPGLALESREKLATKRKWPMVEGPGHLHVYDREGKDLPTGIPSKISTFMSCQKLALYKEAGSLDRFRRIYGKLTESNPVPVDVNSNYLAIDATASQTEHLVMNAKAVLPYLEADQERDVTESRLDLMKDHKSPLTLSMFTKLKSLSARSSEISLAAKLSQLKHQRTEVATSAFVHPPETTSNEDICPQDTVENNAILEINNGEHNNTGQNRDFIPGCSTNPLPDEKEANNVTASCDWLHHYDDAVGKLVYINKVTGLSKYEAPSAEETQVSCTSDVTNMAISVISKKDDIQDSNSLSSLYSEWTNPVFARPPMVGVDISSVQAEGLAVKIHNILFPYRFSKDMIHSMKVIHQVDKKFLACLINTQDQEPAACSETDGNLLVLVDQHAAHERVRLENLVADSYEDDPEAPGERRLCSSTVAPPLEVSVTEEELRLLRSCRPSLRGLGLEMQFSQIGDPQVLVGKVPMCFTEKERNELRRGRRSIIKPIVEEYLQEQIELLRSTGRVRGTLPLTVLKVLASLACHGAIKFNDRLSKEECCSLVGALSSCQLPFQCAHGRPSIAPLVDVLHLNDQEEPPRPNLRKLRRMYKAWELYGNR